From Granulicella sp. WH15, the proteins below share one genomic window:
- a CDS encoding beta-propeller fold lactonase family protein, which yields MSNAKYVLLAVSVALLPVGCSKKSAAPVVESVPESTAPRIYVTNEVSGDMTVIDSGTLKVIATVPLGKRPRGIHASPDHKTLYVALSGTPIAGPDVDESTLPPADHSADGIGVFDVAQNKLVRIIHGGSDPENFDISKDGKQLYISNEDVSEVSIVDTASGTVVKALKMGGQPEGVKVSPNGKLVYVTSEEDGTIAVLDPAAGKIITTFKVGHRPRNVAFTPDGTRAYINAENDGTVVVVDAVKHKPIRTISIGKPGIIKPMFVLLSPDASKLYVSTGRGHQVFTVDTATDKVLGSVEVGARPWGITLSPDNKSLYSANGPSNDVSVVNLATNTVTQKIPAGKGPWGLVAIER from the coding sequence ATGTCAAATGCAAAATATGTACTGCTGGCTGTTAGCGTAGCGCTGCTTCCCGTCGGCTGCTCGAAGAAGTCGGCAGCGCCTGTCGTCGAGTCGGTCCCGGAGTCAACGGCCCCGCGCATCTACGTCACGAATGAGGTCTCGGGCGATATGACCGTCATCGACTCGGGCACCCTGAAGGTCATCGCAACCGTGCCCCTCGGCAAGCGCCCACGCGGTATCCACGCCAGCCCCGATCACAAGACCCTCTACGTAGCACTCAGCGGAACCCCCATCGCCGGACCCGATGTGGACGAGAGCACTCTGCCCCCAGCCGACCATAGCGCCGACGGCATCGGCGTCTTCGACGTCGCGCAGAACAAGCTGGTCCGCATCATCCACGGCGGCTCCGACCCCGAGAACTTCGACATCAGCAAGGATGGCAAGCAGCTCTACATCTCGAACGAGGACGTCTCCGAGGTGAGCATCGTCGATACGGCATCCGGCACAGTGGTCAAGGCGCTGAAGATGGGCGGCCAGCCCGAGGGCGTGAAGGTCTCGCCCAACGGCAAGCTCGTCTACGTCACCTCCGAAGAGGACGGCACCATCGCGGTGCTCGACCCCGCCGCAGGCAAGATCATCACGACCTTCAAGGTCGGCCATCGCCCGCGCAACGTGGCCTTCACGCCCGACGGCACACGCGCCTACATCAACGCCGAGAACGACGGCACCGTCGTCGTAGTCGATGCCGTAAAACACAAGCCCATCAGGACGATCAGCATCGGCAAGCCCGGCATCATCAAGCCGATGTTCGTTCTGCTCTCGCCCGATGCGTCGAAGCTCTACGTCAGTACCGGGCGCGGCCACCAGGTCTTTACCGTCGATACCGCAACCGACAAGGTACTCGGCTCAGTAGAAGTCGGCGCGCGCCCCTGGGGGATCACACTCTCGCCCGATAACAAGTCCCTCTACTCCGCCAACGGCCCCTCCAACGACGTCTCCGTCGTCAACCTGGCGACCAACACCGTCACACAGAAGATCCCTGCCGGAAAAGGTCCGTGGGGGCTGGTCGCCATCGAGCGTTAA
- a CDS encoding sigma-70 family RNA polymerase sigma factor → MPTLPSSSATSLFSFQRANDAAPESVSLLNREVLGFFDELRAPLLRYALSFGLSIHDAEDTIQEVFLALFQHLRQNGSRSNLHGWLFRVTHNLALRRRQRSQAHEVDAPAEDLWLDPSPNPEELLLSSERQAQLRAVLRVLPEMDQHCLRLRAEGLRYREISAVLGISLGSVSTSLARTFARLARTEGRR, encoded by the coding sequence ATGCCTACACTTCCGTCTTCATCCGCGACCTCTCTCTTTTCTTTTCAGCGAGCGAATGATGCTGCTCCGGAGTCGGTATCCTTACTGAACCGTGAGGTCCTCGGCTTTTTCGATGAGTTGAGAGCGCCGCTGTTGCGTTATGCGCTCTCGTTCGGCCTTTCGATTCACGATGCTGAAGACACCATTCAAGAGGTCTTTCTCGCTCTCTTCCAGCACCTGCGGCAAAACGGCTCGCGCAGCAACCTGCATGGCTGGCTCTTCCGCGTGACGCATAACCTGGCCCTGAGAAGACGCCAGCGGAGCCAGGCTCACGAGGTGGACGCTCCCGCCGAAGACCTGTGGCTGGACCCGTCTCCCAATCCTGAAGAGCTGCTGCTTTCGAGCGAGCGGCAGGCCCAACTGCGGGCGGTCCTGCGAGTGCTGCCGGAGATGGATCAGCACTGCCTGCGCCTGCGTGCGGAGGGGCTGCGGTATCGAGAGATATCCGCGGTGCTCGGCATCTCGCTGGGCTCAGTGTCGACTTCACTTGCGCGCACCTTCGCCCGCCTGGCGCGCACGGAGGGTAGGCGATGA
- a CDS encoding efflux transporter outer membrane subunit — translation MRNSLVWLKQSSAAVAAGGVLMAALTGCTVGPKYKRPAYATPPALRGADDAATISDAQNSLGDQQWSQVFQEPELQELIRKALANNYDIRIAAQRILEQQAQVKITRSQQFPTVSVGGSGVGVDAPALNGNGSNSGSNSSGISSPLAEGDFSLSAAWNPDFWGLYRRQTEAARAQLLAQTWAQRAVRLTLIQQVVTTYLQLRALDRQLEITKQTIKVREDSVHLTETLERGGSVPLSDLRQAEQLLYTATSQLPQLEQQIQQQENALNLLLGSNPGPIAHTDPKALTPPPQNLPTGIPSQLLERRPDIQQAEAQLRAANANIGVARAQFFPQLSLSASAGIGGNDFPTIFGANSQTIYGIGQLTQPIFAGGKLRGQLQQATATEVELAITYQKTIAGAFRDVSNALIALNKQRAYREQQEKLVDAAQDATRLARVRYEGGATAYLEVLTTDSNLFAAQLNLVTAQQGEAQTLVQLYSALGGGWQ, via the coding sequence ATGAGGAACTCTCTGGTTTGGCTCAAACAATCTTCTGCCGCGGTTGCGGCTGGTGGCGTGCTGATGGCTGCGCTTACCGGCTGCACCGTGGGGCCGAAGTACAAGCGCCCAGCCTATGCCACGCCGCCCGCGCTGCGTGGGGCGGATGATGCGGCGACTATCAGCGACGCGCAGAACTCGCTCGGCGATCAGCAGTGGTCGCAGGTCTTCCAGGAGCCGGAGCTGCAGGAACTGATTCGCAAGGCGCTCGCGAATAACTACGATATCCGTATCGCGGCGCAGCGCATCCTCGAGCAGCAGGCGCAGGTCAAGATCACTCGTTCGCAGCAGTTTCCGACGGTCAGCGTGGGCGGATCGGGAGTTGGGGTTGATGCTCCTGCTCTCAATGGAAATGGTTCGAACTCCGGCTCCAACTCGAGCGGTATCAGCAGCCCGCTCGCCGAAGGAGACTTCAGCCTCTCGGCCGCGTGGAATCCTGACTTCTGGGGTCTCTATCGCAGGCAGACCGAAGCTGCGCGGGCGCAGTTGCTGGCTCAGACCTGGGCGCAGCGGGCTGTGCGGTTGACGCTGATCCAGCAGGTGGTGACGACTTATCTTCAGCTTCGGGCGCTCGATCGTCAGCTTGAGATCACCAAGCAGACGATCAAGGTTCGTGAGGATTCGGTTCATCTCACCGAGACTCTGGAGCGGGGCGGATCGGTGCCGCTCTCGGACCTGCGTCAGGCCGAGCAGTTGCTGTACACGGCAACCTCTCAGCTTCCGCAACTGGAACAGCAGATTCAGCAGCAGGAGAACGCTCTGAACCTGCTGTTGGGATCGAACCCTGGGCCTATCGCTCATACCGACCCCAAGGCGCTGACCCCGCCGCCGCAGAATCTGCCTACCGGTATTCCTTCGCAGTTGCTGGAGCGTCGTCCTGATATCCAACAGGCTGAAGCTCAGTTGCGGGCGGCGAATGCGAACATCGGCGTTGCGCGTGCGCAGTTCTTTCCGCAGCTCTCGCTTAGTGCCTCTGCTGGTATCGGCGGCAATGACTTTCCTACAATCTTCGGCGCTAACTCGCAGACGATCTATGGAATTGGTCAGTTGACGCAGCCGATCTTCGCGGGCGGCAAGCTGCGCGGGCAGTTGCAGCAGGCTACGGCAACCGAAGTGGAGTTGGCGATCACCTATCAGAAGACCATCGCAGGTGCCTTCCGTGATGTGTCCAATGCGCTTATCGCGCTGAACAAGCAGCGTGCCTATCGCGAGCAGCAGGAGAAGCTGGTGGACGCGGCCCAGGATGCAACACGGCTGGCCCGGGTTCGCTACGAGGGCGGTGCAACGGCCTATCTCGAGGTGCTGACGACAGACTCGAATCTCTTCGCGGCGCAGCTCAACCTTGTTACCGCGCAGCAGGGCGAGGCGCAGACGCTGGTTCAGCTCTATAGCGCGCTGGGTGGTGGCTGGCAGTAG
- a CDS encoding carboxypeptidase regulatory-like domain-containing protein, giving the protein MAVSTPAPTYFKVDPSTAGAVTGVVHFNGPLPPRKLIDMSNDPACVEAHHGKAYDESLIVHKGAVANAFIYIQKGLEGKTFEAPATPVTIEQSGCWFRPRVFGIQTGQVLKVVNSDPVTHNIHPMAQINREWNHSQGPGDAPLIRRFLKPEVMIQVKCNIHSWMHAFIGAVDNPYYAVTTEDGTFSIADLPAGTYTLAIWQEKLGTQTQQIIVTPHSTTRADFTFKGK; this is encoded by the coding sequence GTGGCCGTAAGCACTCCGGCACCCACTTACTTCAAGGTAGATCCTTCCACTGCGGGCGCGGTTACGGGTGTCGTTCACTTCAATGGCCCTCTGCCGCCGCGCAAGCTCATCGACATGAGCAACGATCCTGCCTGCGTGGAAGCGCACCACGGCAAGGCTTACGACGAGTCGCTTATCGTCCATAAAGGCGCGGTCGCCAATGCCTTCATTTACATTCAAAAGGGCCTTGAAGGCAAGACCTTCGAAGCCCCCGCAACGCCCGTCACCATCGAGCAGAGCGGCTGCTGGTTCCGCCCGCGCGTCTTCGGCATCCAGACCGGGCAGGTGCTCAAGGTCGTGAACTCCGACCCCGTCACCCACAACATTCATCCCATGGCACAGATCAACCGCGAGTGGAACCACAGTCAGGGCCCCGGCGACGCTCCGCTCATCCGCCGCTTCCTGAAACCCGAGGTGATGATTCAGGTCAAGTGCAACATCCATAGCTGGATGCACGCCTTCATCGGTGCCGTCGACAATCCCTACTACGCAGTCACCACCGAGGACGGCACGTTCAGCATCGCCGATCTTCCCGCCGGCACCTACACCCTTGCCATCTGGCAGGAGAAGCTCGGCACTCAAACGCAGCAGATTATCGTCACTCCCCACAGCACCACCAGGGCCGACTTTACCTTCAAAGGAAAATGA
- a CDS encoding cytochrome c peroxidase — translation MWLTEPTQPGISRSILVLRVCAALSLALIIGCKPVSDHPIGTPVTIKAPLGLPPVPIPPGNPPTADTIALGRLLFYDKRLSQDNTLACASCHNPQIVFTDGLRFSLGVGGKTGVRNAPTIVNAAYTPFQFWDGRAASLELQVDGPMTNPIEMNQAHDVSIAKLSADPAYRDLFQRAFGPGGITVGRVENALASFERTVLSGNSAFDRYQYGGDKTAMTPAQIRGLAVFIDPTKGNCATCHTIGSHDALFTDGKFHNTGEAVGDDGNFNDVGRFHETKVAADEGAFKTPTLRNVANTSPYMHDGSLKTLKEVVDFYAGGGNSNPNLDPEMKKINLTGQDRTDLVEFMRALTGERPPNVGPPQR, via the coding sequence ATGTGGTTGACCGAACCAACTCAACCCGGCATCTCCCGCAGCATCCTCGTGCTGCGCGTCTGCGCCGCTCTGAGTCTTGCGCTCATCATCGGCTGTAAGCCTGTCAGCGACCACCCCATTGGCACGCCCGTCACGATCAAGGCTCCACTAGGGCTTCCCCCCGTACCGATCCCGCCCGGCAATCCCCCCACAGCCGACACCATCGCGCTGGGTCGCCTGCTCTTTTACGACAAGCGCCTCTCCCAGGACAACACGCTTGCCTGCGCCAGCTGCCACAACCCGCAGATCGTCTTCACGGACGGCCTGCGCTTCTCCCTCGGAGTCGGCGGCAAGACGGGCGTGCGCAACGCGCCCACCATCGTGAACGCCGCCTATACGCCCTTCCAGTTCTGGGACGGCCGCGCCGCCAGCCTGGAACTGCAGGTCGACGGCCCCATGACCAATCCCATCGAGATGAACCAGGCCCACGATGTCTCAATCGCCAAGCTCTCCGCCGACCCCGCCTATCGCGATCTCTTCCAGCGAGCCTTCGGACCAGGCGGCATAACCGTCGGCCGAGTCGAAAATGCGCTCGCCAGCTTCGAGCGCACGGTCCTCAGCGGCAACTCCGCCTTCGACCGCTATCAGTACGGTGGCGACAAGACCGCCATGACCCCGGCCCAGATCCGCGGTCTGGCGGTCTTCATCGACCCCACCAAAGGCAACTGCGCGACCTGCCACACCATCGGCAGCCACGACGCTCTCTTCACCGACGGCAAGTTTCATAACACCGGAGAAGCCGTTGGCGACGATGGCAACTTCAACGACGTGGGCCGCTTCCACGAGACCAAGGTTGCAGCCGACGAGGGAGCCTTCAAGACGCCGACGCTGCGCAACGTCGCCAACACCTCGCCTTACATGCACGACGGCAGCCTGAAGACACTCAAAGAAGTCGTAGACTTCTACGCCGGGGGCGGAAACTCAAACCCTAATCTCGACCCCGAGATGAAGAAGATCAACCTCACCGGCCAGGACCGCACCGACCTGGTAGAGTTCATGCGGGCGCTCACCGGCGAGCGTCCTCCCAATGTCGGCCCGCCGCAAAGATAG
- a CDS encoding efflux RND transporter periplasmic adaptor subunit, producing the protein MNEQHKHSAVTIASNRMTGVYAASMLLLGAGLLSGCGPKNAAPAGPPPAMPVTVVEVQPTDVPVTGEWVGTLDGYVNAQIQPQASGFLVKQNYKEGSLVTKGQVLFEIDHRPFQAALDQAKGQLEQAKGQVLQAQAQLGLAQINVKRDTPLAQARAIAQSQLDNDIQTQAQTEAAVASARASVVAAEAAVENAKLNMGFTYVRSLITGVAGQATTQVGNLVNTQSVLTSVSQLDPIKAYFSISDAEYLALTHRTRGEGGDLLKAAAQVPLTLTLANGEDFAQKGHIAFVDRQMNSQTGAIRIAATFPNPGNILRPGQFGRIKAATEVRHGGLLIPQIAVTEFQGLHQIYIAGTDNKVHVATVDLGPQIGTSWLVEKGIAPDSLVIVDNLQKLREGAPVSPQRAPAAAPTATTANPAGR; encoded by the coding sequence ATGAACGAGCAGCATAAACATTCGGCAGTAACGATTGCCTCGAACAGAATGACAGGCGTCTACGCTGCCTCCATGCTGTTGCTGGGTGCGGGTTTGCTCTCAGGCTGCGGCCCCAAGAACGCCGCGCCGGCTGGACCGCCGCCCGCGATGCCCGTCACGGTGGTCGAGGTTCAGCCCACGGATGTGCCGGTCACGGGCGAGTGGGTCGGGACGCTGGACGGCTATGTGAACGCGCAGATTCAGCCGCAGGCGAGTGGCTTTCTCGTAAAGCAGAACTACAAGGAAGGTTCTCTGGTCACCAAGGGGCAGGTCCTCTTCGAGATCGACCATCGGCCCTTCCAGGCCGCGCTCGATCAGGCCAAGGGACAGTTGGAGCAGGCCAAAGGACAGGTGTTGCAGGCTCAGGCGCAGCTTGGCCTCGCCCAGATCAACGTAAAGCGCGATACGCCGCTCGCACAGGCCCGAGCCATCGCGCAGAGCCAACTGGATAACGATATCCAGACGCAGGCGCAGACAGAGGCCGCGGTTGCATCGGCCAGGGCGTCGGTTGTTGCCGCTGAAGCTGCTGTCGAAAACGCGAAGCTGAACATGGGCTTCACCTATGTTCGCTCGCTGATTACCGGCGTTGCCGGACAGGCCACCACGCAGGTGGGCAACCTGGTGAACACTCAGTCGGTGCTCACGTCGGTCTCGCAGCTCGATCCCATCAAGGCTTACTTCTCGATCAGCGATGCGGAGTATCTCGCGCTGACGCATCGCACTCGCGGCGAGGGCGGAGACCTGCTGAAGGCTGCTGCTCAGGTGCCTCTGACCCTTACGCTTGCGAACGGCGAAGACTTTGCCCAGAAGGGACATATCGCCTTCGTTGATCGCCAGATGAACTCGCAGACCGGCGCGATCCGCATCGCCGCGACCTTCCCGAACCCGGGCAATATCCTTCGTCCGGGGCAGTTCGGACGCATCAAGGCTGCGACTGAGGTCCGTCATGGCGGCCTGCTGATTCCGCAGATCGCTGTGACCGAGTTCCAGGGCCTGCACCAGATCTACATCGCCGGTACGGATAACAAGGTCCACGTCGCCACAGTGGATCTCGGGCCCCAGATCGGCACCAGCTGGCTGGTAGAGAAGGGTATCGCTCCGGACTCGCTGGTGATCGTCGATAACCTTCAGAAGCTCCGCGAAGGCGCTCCCGTTTCGCCACAGCGGGCTCCGGCCGCTGCCCCCACCGCGACGACGGCCAACCCGGCGGGGAGGTAG
- a CDS encoding efflux RND transporter permease subunit: protein MSKFFIRRPIVAIVIAILTVILGVVTMLSLSTSQFPDIVPPEILVTATYPGADAKTLTQAVATPIEQQMNGVDNMIYMNSVSANNGIVQLFVDFDVKTDPNIDQVLAQLRVDQAQSQLPAQVTTAGLTVQKALTSPLMLVAINSPGGKLSQDFLTNYAIINIQDQITRVKGVSRVQTFGGQYALRVWVQPDQMAKLGVTAPEVIAAIQTQNNVNPAGQIGAEPIPKGQQFTYTVRTQGRLVTPEEFGEIIIRANPDGSILHLKDIARVELGDQAYGISGRYNQAPSGVMAIYQLPGSNAVQTAAAVRARMKELQATFPPGISYDVPLDTTAAVTAGINEIVITLLQALGLVVIVVFVFLQGWRATLIPLLAVPVSLIGTFIIFPALGFSINTLSLFGLVLAIGLVVDDAIIVVEAVEHHIEQGMEPKAATEKAMEEVGGPVVAIALILAAVFIPTAFIPGITGRLYQQFAVTIAISVLISAFNALTLSPALASLLLKPKDKNARQGLLAKGFGLFNKYFGRTTESFVSTSNVLIHKSAFAMLGLVLMGVLAAFLGRSLPGGFIPSEDQGYMFLALQLPDGASAQRTDAAQQKITAALLKTPGIQGVIAVTNFSLLTQVQSTNAGFFFVSLKPWEARKTKEEQIDYIQGNLQKQLSQNPDGIAFAFPPPSIPGIGTSGGVTMVIEDRTGSDDPMTLTKDVMGFLGALSKRPEIGAAVPSFEPAVPQLYADVDKEKTLQQQVQLSDVYATMSTFMGGYLVNYFNRFGRQWQTFVEAEGTSRTDIKNINQFYVRSANGSQVPLGSLVKVRQITGPEFIFRFNEFNAAQINITGAPGYSSGQIRAALEDTFAKTMPAGTGFDYSGMSFQEQQAEKGVPSWAVFGLSLLFVFLILAALYESWTLPFSVLLSTPVAILGGYIALHARLLENDIFATIGLVMLIGLSAKNAILIVEFAKLNYESGQSISEAALNAARLRFRPIVMTALAFIFGCLPLWTATGAGAASRRILGTVVIGGMTLSTVIGLIFIPVTFSVVEYISHRFTRGGKGTTMDSKADFDPVAAGKAAGVGQPPTQGGHA from the coding sequence ATGTCGAAGTTTTTCATCCGTCGTCCCATTGTTGCGATCGTCATCGCCATCCTCACCGTCATCCTCGGCGTAGTGACGATGCTGTCGCTCTCTACCTCGCAGTTTCCTGATATCGTTCCGCCTGAGATCCTGGTCACCGCCACCTATCCGGGTGCCGATGCGAAGACCCTGACTCAGGCCGTTGCCACGCCGATCGAGCAGCAGATGAACGGCGTCGACAACATGATCTACATGAACTCGGTCAGTGCCAACAACGGCATCGTCCAGCTCTTTGTGGACTTCGACGTCAAGACCGATCCCAACATCGACCAGGTGCTGGCGCAGTTGCGCGTCGACCAGGCGCAGTCGCAGCTGCCTGCGCAGGTGACCACGGCCGGTCTTACGGTGCAGAAGGCGCTGACCTCGCCTCTGATGCTGGTCGCTATCAACTCGCCCGGCGGCAAGCTGAGCCAGGACTTCCTGACCAACTACGCGATCATCAACATTCAGGACCAGATCACGCGCGTCAAGGGCGTCTCGCGTGTGCAGACCTTCGGTGGACAGTATGCGCTGCGCGTCTGGGTGCAGCCGGATCAGATGGCAAAGCTAGGGGTTACTGCTCCTGAAGTCATTGCCGCGATCCAAACGCAGAACAACGTGAACCCCGCTGGACAGATCGGCGCGGAGCCTATCCCGAAGGGGCAGCAGTTTACCTATACGGTTCGTACGCAGGGCCGTCTGGTAACGCCGGAGGAGTTCGGCGAGATCATCATCCGAGCCAATCCGGATGGATCGATCCTGCACCTGAAGGACATTGCGCGTGTCGAGCTGGGCGATCAGGCCTACGGTATCTCCGGACGCTACAACCAGGCGCCCTCGGGTGTCATGGCGATCTATCAGCTGCCGGGATCGAATGCGGTGCAGACCGCCGCCGCCGTCAGGGCGCGCATGAAGGAGCTGCAGGCGACCTTCCCGCCGGGCATCTCGTATGACGTGCCGCTCGATACCACCGCGGCCGTTACCGCAGGTATCAACGAGATCGTCATCACGCTGTTGCAGGCGCTGGGTCTCGTCGTCATCGTGGTCTTCGTCTTCCTCCAGGGATGGCGCGCCACGCTTATCCCGCTGCTGGCCGTCCCTGTATCGCTCATCGGAACGTTCATCATCTTTCCGGCGTTGGGCTTCTCGATCAACACGCTCTCGCTCTTCGGCCTTGTGCTCGCCATCGGTCTTGTGGTCGATGACGCCATCATTGTCGTAGAGGCCGTGGAACACCATATTGAGCAGGGAATGGAGCCTAAGGCCGCTACCGAGAAGGCCATGGAAGAGGTCGGTGGGCCGGTTGTGGCTATCGCCCTGATCCTGGCGGCGGTGTTCATCCCGACGGCCTTTATCCCCGGTATCACGGGTCGCCTGTACCAGCAGTTCGCCGTCACTATCGCGATCTCGGTGCTCATCTCGGCCTTCAACGCGCTGACGCTCTCTCCGGCACTGGCTTCGCTGCTGCTCAAGCCCAAGGATAAGAATGCCAGGCAGGGACTGCTGGCAAAGGGCTTCGGACTCTTCAACAAGTACTTTGGACGCACCACGGAGAGCTTCGTCTCCACCTCCAACGTGCTCATCCATAAGTCTGCCTTTGCCATGCTGGGCCTCGTTCTGATGGGCGTACTGGCGGCCTTCCTGGGCCGCAGCCTTCCGGGCGGATTCATCCCGAGCGAAGACCAGGGCTATATGTTCCTGGCGCTGCAGCTTCCCGATGGAGCATCGGCCCAGCGTACCGATGCGGCTCAGCAGAAGATCACGGCGGCACTGCTCAAGACCCCTGGAATTCAGGGTGTCATCGCCGTTACCAACTTCTCGCTGCTGACCCAGGTACAGAGCACCAACGCCGGATTCTTCTTCGTCTCGCTCAAGCCATGGGAAGCTCGCAAGACCAAGGAAGAGCAGATCGATTACATCCAGGGCAATCTGCAGAAGCAGCTCTCGCAGAACCCCGATGGCATCGCCTTTGCTTTCCCGCCGCCTTCGATTCCCGGTATCGGAACCTCGGGCGGTGTCACCATGGTCATTGAAGATCGCACTGGATCGGATGACCCCATGACCCTGACCAAGGATGTCATGGGCTTCCTCGGTGCGCTCTCCAAGCGTCCGGAGATCGGCGCGGCGGTTCCGTCGTTTGAGCCCGCGGTGCCACAGCTCTACGCCGATGTAGACAAGGAGAAGACCTTGCAGCAACAGGTGCAACTCTCCGATGTCTACGCCACCATGTCGACCTTCATGGGCGGATATCTCGTCAACTACTTCAACCGGTTCGGACGACAGTGGCAGACCTTTGTCGAAGCTGAAGGGACCTCGCGCACGGATATCAAGAACATCAACCAGTTCTATGTGCGAAGTGCCAACGGCAGCCAGGTTCCGCTTGGCTCCTTGGTAAAGGTCAGGCAGATCACCGGGCCTGAGTTTATCTTCCGATTCAACGAGTTCAACGCGGCGCAGATCAACATTACCGGTGCTCCGGGATATAGCTCGGGACAGATACGAGCGGCGCTCGAAGACACCTTTGCCAAGACGATGCCCGCTGGTACAGGCTTCGACTACTCGGGTATGTCTTTTCAGGAGCAACAGGCCGAAAAGGGCGTTCCATCCTGGGCCGTCTTCGGGTTGTCACTGCTGTTCGTCTTCCTGATCCTGGCCGCGCTTTATGAGAGCTGGACGCTGCCGTTCAGCGTACTGCTCAGCACTCCGGTCGCGATCCTGGGCGGATATATCGCCCTGCACGCGCGGCTGCTGGAGAATGACATCTTTGCCACCATCGGTCTGGTCATGCTGATCGGTCTCTCGGCCAAGAACGCCATTCTTATCGTGGAGTTTGCCAAGCTGAACTATGAGAGTGGGCAAAGCATCTCCGAGGCCGCGCTCAACGCTGCCCGGCTGCGCTTCCGTCCTATCGTCATGACGGCTCTGGCCTTCATCTTCGGCTGCCTTCCGCTGTGGACGGCGACTGGAGCCGGAGCGGCCTCTCGTCGAATCCTCGGCACAGTTGTTATCGGCGGCATGACCCTCTCCACTGTCATCGGTCTCATCTTCATCCCGGTCACCTTCTCGGTCGTCGAGTACATCTCGCATCGCTTTACCAGGGGCGGCAAGGGAACCACGATGGACTCGAAGGCTGACTTCGATCCTGTCGCCGCCGGTAAAGCCGCTGGAGTGGGACAGCCCCCGACCCAAGGAGGTCACGCATGA
- a CDS encoding DHA2 family efflux MFS transporter permease subunit yields the protein MNESGPVLSPPPVSDSAKAATHLLPWLVAVAFFMESLDTTILNTAVPAISAALGVTPLSMKAVLASYTLSLAVFIPISGWMADRFGTRRVFASAIGLFTLGSFLCGISGNIHLLVACRVLQGCGGAMMVPVGRLTLVRTFAKSDLLRTMSFVSIPALVAPMLGPIAGGLIVGYLHWRFIFFLNIPIGLVGLILVYLHLPDYREENTPPLDLVGLILFGSGIALLSYVLEIFGEHTLSSREMSGLLLLSLALLAGYGVHARSLEFPLLQLRLFSIRTFRASVSGSFFTRLGIGGVPFLLPLLYQVGLGFTPIQSGLLVMPQALAAMSMKAIMPRLLSRIGYRGVLVSNTIILGILLMVFATIGLHTPVWAIVLQAFLYGAFTSLQYSSMNTLVYADITEKDTSSASSIASTMQQMSISFGVATAGLATAFFVPSTHNDPAQMIQGIHKALIALGVLTIISTVVFRSLKTGDGDDVSQHKAIHAG from the coding sequence ATGAACGAATCCGGCCCAGTGCTCTCTCCTCCCCCTGTATCCGATTCCGCAAAGGCCGCGACGCACCTGCTCCCGTGGCTCGTCGCGGTCGCATTCTTCATGGAGTCGCTCGACACCACGATCCTCAACACCGCGGTCCCGGCCATCTCCGCGGCCCTCGGCGTCACACCCCTCAGCATGAAGGCCGTGCTGGCCAGCTACACGCTCAGCCTCGCGGTCTTCATCCCCATCAGCGGCTGGATGGCCGACCGCTTCGGCACCCGCCGCGTCTTCGCCTCGGCCATCGGCCTGTTCACTCTGGGGTCGTTCCTCTGCGGCATCTCGGGCAACATCCACCTGCTCGTCGCCTGCCGCGTCCTGCAAGGCTGCGGCGGAGCCATGATGGTCCCGGTCGGCCGCCTCACTCTGGTCCGCACCTTCGCCAAGTCGGACCTGCTGCGCACCATGAGCTTCGTCTCCATTCCCGCGCTGGTCGCGCCCATGCTCGGCCCCATCGCCGGAGGCCTCATCGTGGGCTATCTGCACTGGCGCTTCATCTTCTTCCTCAATATTCCCATCGGCCTCGTCGGTCTGATCTTGGTCTACCTGCACCTACCCGACTACCGCGAAGAGAACACCCCACCGCTTGACCTTGTCGGCCTGATTCTCTTCGGCTCGGGCATCGCACTGCTCTCCTACGTGCTGGAGATCTTCGGCGAGCACACCCTCAGCTCACGCGAGATGTCCGGTCTCCTGCTCTTATCGCTTGCGTTGCTGGCAGGCTACGGAGTCCACGCCCGCAGCCTCGAGTTCCCTCTGCTCCAGCTTCGGCTCTTCAGCATCCGCACCTTCCGAGCCTCGGTAAGCGGTAGCTTCTTCACGCGTCTGGGAATCGGCGGCGTGCCCTTCCTGCTGCCGCTGCTCTATCAGGTGGGACTAGGCTTCACGCCCATCCAATCGGGCCTGCTCGTGATGCCCCAGGCGCTCGCCGCCATGAGCATGAAGGCCATCATGCCGCGTCTCCTCAGCCGCATCGGCTACCGCGGCGTTCTAGTCTCCAACACCATCATTCTCGGCATCCTCTTGATGGTCTTTGCCACGATCGGCCTGCACACGCCGGTCTGGGCCATCGTCCTGCAAGCCTTCCTCTATGGAGCCTTCACATCTTTGCAGTACTCCAGCATGAACACGCTGGTCTACGCGGACATCACCGAGAAGGACACCAGCAGCGCCAGCTCCATCGCCAGCACGATGCAGCAGATGTCGATCAGCTTCGGCGTGGCCACGGCCGGACTGGCGACAGCCTTCTTCGTCCCCAGCACCCACAACGACCCGGCGCAGATGATTCAGGGCATTCACAAGGCGCTCATCGCCCTCGGCGTCCTGACCATTATCTCCACCGTCGTCTTTCGCAGCCTGAAGACCGGAGACGGCGACGATGTGAGCCAGCACAAAGCAATTCACGCGGGCTGA